From Vidua macroura isolate BioBank_ID:100142 chromosome 8, ASM2450914v1, whole genome shotgun sequence, one genomic window encodes:
- the CCAR1 gene encoding cell division cycle and apoptosis regulator protein 1 isoform X1 encodes MAQFGGQKNPPWATQFTATAVSQPAALGVQQPSLLGASPTIYTQQTALAAAGLTTQTPTNYQLTQSAALQQQAAAAAAALQQVKHTQRPALPELRKAKGSRRKGEWKMQYSQPQQTLYSVQQQLQQPQQTLLTQPAVALPTSLSLSTPQPAAQITVSYPAPRSSQQQTQPQKQRVFTGMVTKLHDTFGFVDEDVFFQLSAVKGKTPQVGDRVLVEATYNPNMPFKWNAQRIQTLPNQNQSQAQPLLKTPPAVLQPIAQQTFGVQAQPQPQSLLQAQISAASITPLLQTQPQPLLQQPQQKGGLLQPPVRLVSQPQPARRLDPPSRFSGRNDRGGDPMPNRKDDRSRERERERRRSRERSPQRKRSRERSPRRERERSPRRPRRVVPRYTVQFSKFSLDCRSCDMMELRRRYQNLYIPSDFFDAQFTWVDAFPMSRPFQLGNYCNFYVMHREVDPIDKNAAVLDPPDADHLYSAKVMLMASPSMEDLYHKSCALAEDPQELRDGFQHPARLVKFLVGMKGKDEAMAIGGHWSPSLDGPDPEKDPSVLIKTAIRCCKALTGIDLSVCTQWYRFAEIRYHRPEETHKGRTVPAHVETVVLFFPDVWHCLPTRSEWETLSRGYKQQLVEKLQGERKEADGEQDEEEKDDGEAKEISTPTHWSKLDPKTMKVNDLRKELESRTLSSKGLKSQLIARLTKQLKVEEQKEEQKELEKSEKEEEEEEDRKSEDDKEEEERKRQEELERQRRERRYILPDEPAIIVHPNWAAKSGKFDCSIMSLSVLLDYRLEDNKEHSFEVSLFAELFNEMLQRDFGVRIYKALISLPEREDKKDKKSKKDERKEKKEEKDDETDDPKPKRRKSGDDKDKKEERDEKKREDKRKDDSKDEEETEDDNNQEEYDPMEAEEAEDEDEECRPLATPIEVSRRYRDEEEMNKREDRREGNKHCKERASKDKEKDKTQMVTVNRDLLMAFVYFDQSHCGYLLEKDMEEILYTLGLHLSRAQVKKLLNKVVLRESCFYRRLTDTSKDEENQEESEELQEDMLGNRLLLPSPAVKQECKAVEENVGLIVYNGAMVDVGSLLQKLEKSERVRAEIEQKLQLLEEKTDEDEKTILQLENSNKSLSAELKEVKNDLGQLQEKLKTSDDKKLQFEGQLNKTIKNLATVMDEIQSVLKQDIVKNEDKDQKSKENGANV; translated from the exons ATGGCTCAGTTTGGAGGACAGAAAAATCCCCCTTGGGCTACTCAGTTTACAGCCACTGCGGTGTCTCAGCCAG CTGCCCTGGGCGTGCAGCAGCCCTCGCTGCTGGGAGCCTCCCCGACCATCTACACGCAGCAGACGGCGCTGGCAGCCGCGGGCCTGACCACCCAGACCCCCACCAACTACCAGCTGACGCAGAGCGCCGCGCTCCAGCAGCAGGCGGCAGCCGCGGCCGCGGCCCTGCAGCAGGTAAAGCACACACAGCGGCCGGCGCTCCCCGAACTCCGTAAAGCTAAAGGATccaggaggaaaggagaatgGAAAATG CAATATTCACAACCTCAGCAGACTCTCTATAGTGTACAACAACAG ttgCAGCAACCTCAGCAGACCCTTTTAACTCAG CCGGCAGTGGCGCTCCCGACCAGCCTCAGCCTGTCCACGCCCCAGCCGGCAGCACAGATCACTGTCTCCTACCCGGCCCCCCgctccagccagcagcaaacCCAGCCTCAGAAGCAGCGTGTCTTCACTGGCATGGTCACTAAGCTACATGATACGTTTGGCTTTGTGGATGAAGATGTCTTTTTTCAGCTTAG TGCTGTTAAAGGCAAGACACCTCAGGTGGGTGACAGAGTTCTGGTAGAAGCTACTTACAATCCCAACATGCCGTTCAAATGGAACGCCCAAAGGATCCAGACGCTGCCCAACCAG AACCAGAGCCAGGCGCAGCCGCTGCTGAAGACGCCGCCGGCCGTCCTGCAGCCCATCGCGCAGCAGACCTTCGGCGTCCAGGCGCAGCCGCAGCCgcagtccctgctgcaggcGCAGATCTCAGCAGCGTCCATCACACCTCTGCTCCAGACGCAGCCGCAGCCGCTGCTGCAGCAGCCGCAGCAGAAAG GTGGTTTGTTGCAGCCCCCAGTCCGTCTGGTTTCACAGCCACAACCAGCTCGAAGACTGGACCCACCATCCAGATTTTCTGGGAGGAATGACCGAGGTGGAGACCCTATGCCAAACCGAAAAGATGACAGGAG TCGTGAAAGGGAGCGAGAGAGACGCAGGTCCCGGGAGAGATCTCCCCAGAGGAAACGCTCCCGAGAGAGGTCGCCCCGACGGGAGCGGGAGAGGTCCCCGCGGAGGCCCCGGCGCGTCGTTCCTCGTTACACCGTGCAGTTTTCCAAGTTTTCATTGGACTG CCGTAGCTGTGATATGATGGAGCTGAGGAGGCGTTACCAGAACTTGTATATCCCGAGCGATTTCTTTGATGCTCAGTTTACGTGGGTGGATGCTTTCCCTATGTCTAGACCATTTCAGCTGGGAAACTACTGTAATTTCTATGTAATGCATAGAGAAGTAGATCCTATAGATAAGAACGCTGCTGTCCTTGATCCACCTGATGCTGATCATCTCTACAGTGCTAAG GTGATGTTGATGGCTAGTCCTAGCATGGAAGATCTCTACCACAAGTCATGTGCTCTGGCTGAGGATCCCCAAGAACTTCGTGATGGATTTCAGCATCCTGCTAGACTTGTAAAG TTTTTAGTGGGTATGAAAGGCAAAGATGAAGCTATGGCTATTGGAGGACACTGGTCCCCCTCACTGGATGGACCTGATCCAGAAAAGGACCCTTCGGTGCTGATAAAGACGGCAATTCGTTGTTGCAAGGCTCTTACAGGGATTGACTTAAGTGTGTGCACGCAATG GTACCGTTTTGCAGAGATTCGCTACCATCGCCCTGAGGAGACCCACAAGGGGCGTACAGTTCCAGCTCATGTGGAgacagtggttttatttttcccgGATGTTTGGCATTGCCTTCCCACCCGCTCAGAGTGGGAAACCCTCTCCCGAGGATACAAGCAGCAGCTGGTCGAGAAGCTTCAGGGTGAACGCAAGGAGGCTGATGGAGAACAG gatgaagaggaaaaggatgATGGGGAAGCTAAAGAGATCTCTACGCCTACGCACTGGTCTAAACTGGATCCAAAAACAATGAAG GTAAATGACCTTCGCAAAGAATTAGAAAGTCGAACCCTTAGCTCTAAGGGACTGAAATCTCAGCTGATAGCTCGACTGACAAAGCAGCTGAAAGTAGAGGAacaaaaagaagagcaaaaggagCTAGAGAAGtctgagaaagaagaggaagaggaggaggatagGAAATCTGAAGATGATAAAGAG gaagaggaaagaaaacgccaggaggagctggaacgtcagcggcgggagcggcgctaCATCCTGCCGGATGAGCCGGCCATCATCGTGCACCCCAACTGGGCAGCCAAGAGCGGCAAGTTTGACTGCAGCATCATGTCTCTGAGTGTTCTTCTGGACTACAGACTGGAGGATAATAAAGAGCATTCCTTTGAG GTATCATTGTTTGCAGAGCTCTTCAATGAAATGCTTCAGAGAGATTTTGGTGTCAGAATTTACAAAGCACTGATTTCTCTCCCAGAGAGAGAGgacaaaaaggacaaaaaaagcaaaaaagatgagagaaaagaaaaaaaagaagaaaaagatgatgAAACGGATGATCCAAAACCTAAAAGAAGGAAATCTGGAGACgataaagataaaaaagaagagagagatgAAAAGAAG AGGGAAGATAAAAGGAAAGATGATTCTAAAGATGAAGAAGAAACGGAAGATGACAATAATCAAGAAGAATACGATCCAATGGAGGCAGAAGAGGctgaagatgaagatgaag aatgcaGACCACTCGCAACTCCCATTGAAGTCAGTAGGAGAT acCGGGACGAAGAGGAAATGAACAAACGGGAGGACagaagagagggaaataaaCATTGCAAAGAGAGGGCATCTAAAGATAAA GAGAAAGACAAGACCCAGATGGTAACTGTTAACAGGGATCTCCTGAtggcttttgtttattttgatcAAAGTCATTGTGGATACCTTCTGGAGAAGGACATGGAGGAGATCCTGTACACTCTTGGACTTCACCTGTCACGTGCTCAG GTCAAGAAGCTGCTTAATAAAGTAGTGCTTCGAGAATCTTGCTTTTACAGAAGACTAACAGATACTTCTAAAGATGAAGAAAACCAAGAGGAGTCTGAAGAGCTACAGGAAGATATGTTag GGAACCGGCTGCTGCTGCCGTCGCCCGCGGTGAAGCAGGAGTGCAAGGCCGTGGAGGAGAACGTGGGGCTCATCGTGTACAACGGAGCCATGGTGGATGTGGGCAGCCTCCTACAGAAGCTGGAGAAGAGTGAAAGGGTGCGGGCAGAGATAGAGCAAAAGCTGCAGCtactagaagaaaaaacag ATGAGGATGAAAAAACTATACTACAACTGGAGAATTCTAACAAAAGTCTATCTGCGGAGctaaaagaagtaaaaaacgACCTTGGCCAACTGCAGGAAAAATTGAAGACGTCAGATGataaaaaattgcaatttgAGGGTCAGCTGAATAAGACAATCAAAAATTTAGCTACTGTTATGGATGAAATACAGAGTGTTCTCAAACAG gaCATTGTGAAGAACGAAGATAAAGATCAGAAATCCAAAGAAAATGGAGCAAACGTATGA
- the CCAR1 gene encoding cell division cycle and apoptosis regulator protein 1 isoform X2 → MAQFGGQKNPPWATQFTATAVSQPAALGVQQPSLLGASPTIYTQQTALAAAGLTTQTPTNYQLTQSAALQQQAAAAAAALQQVKHTQRPALPELRKAKGSRRKGEWKMQYSQPQQTLYSVQQQPAVALPTSLSLSTPQPAAQITVSYPAPRSSQQQTQPQKQRVFTGMVTKLHDTFGFVDEDVFFQLSAVKGKTPQVGDRVLVEATYNPNMPFKWNAQRIQTLPNQNQSQAQPLLKTPPAVLQPIAQQTFGVQAQPQPQSLLQAQISAASITPLLQTQPQPLLQQPQQKGGLLQPPVRLVSQPQPARRLDPPSRFSGRNDRGGDPMPNRKDDRSRERERERRRSRERSPQRKRSRERSPRRERERSPRRPRRVVPRYTVQFSKFSLDCRSCDMMELRRRYQNLYIPSDFFDAQFTWVDAFPMSRPFQLGNYCNFYVMHREVDPIDKNAAVLDPPDADHLYSAKVMLMASPSMEDLYHKSCALAEDPQELRDGFQHPARLVKFLVGMKGKDEAMAIGGHWSPSLDGPDPEKDPSVLIKTAIRCCKALTGIDLSVCTQWYRFAEIRYHRPEETHKGRTVPAHVETVVLFFPDVWHCLPTRSEWETLSRGYKQQLVEKLQGERKEADGEQDEEEKDDGEAKEISTPTHWSKLDPKTMKVNDLRKELESRTLSSKGLKSQLIARLTKQLKVEEQKEEQKELEKSEKEEEEEEDRKSEDDKEEEERKRQEELERQRRERRYILPDEPAIIVHPNWAAKSGKFDCSIMSLSVLLDYRLEDNKEHSFEVSLFAELFNEMLQRDFGVRIYKALISLPEREDKKDKKSKKDERKEKKEEKDDETDDPKPKRRKSGDDKDKKEERDEKKREDKRKDDSKDEEETEDDNNQEEYDPMEAEEAEDEDEECRPLATPIEVSRRYRDEEEMNKREDRREGNKHCKERASKDKEKDKTQMVTVNRDLLMAFVYFDQSHCGYLLEKDMEEILYTLGLHLSRAQVKKLLNKVVLRESCFYRRLTDTSKDEENQEESEELQEDMLGNRLLLPSPAVKQECKAVEENVGLIVYNGAMVDVGSLLQKLEKSERVRAEIEQKLQLLEEKTDEDEKTILQLENSNKSLSAELKEVKNDLGQLQEKLKTSDDKKLQFEGQLNKTIKNLATVMDEIQSVLKQDIVKNEDKDQKSKENGANV, encoded by the exons ATGGCTCAGTTTGGAGGACAGAAAAATCCCCCTTGGGCTACTCAGTTTACAGCCACTGCGGTGTCTCAGCCAG CTGCCCTGGGCGTGCAGCAGCCCTCGCTGCTGGGAGCCTCCCCGACCATCTACACGCAGCAGACGGCGCTGGCAGCCGCGGGCCTGACCACCCAGACCCCCACCAACTACCAGCTGACGCAGAGCGCCGCGCTCCAGCAGCAGGCGGCAGCCGCGGCCGCGGCCCTGCAGCAGGTAAAGCACACACAGCGGCCGGCGCTCCCCGAACTCCGTAAAGCTAAAGGATccaggaggaaaggagaatgGAAAATG CAATATTCACAACCTCAGCAGACTCTCTATAGTGTACAACAACAG CCGGCAGTGGCGCTCCCGACCAGCCTCAGCCTGTCCACGCCCCAGCCGGCAGCACAGATCACTGTCTCCTACCCGGCCCCCCgctccagccagcagcaaacCCAGCCTCAGAAGCAGCGTGTCTTCACTGGCATGGTCACTAAGCTACATGATACGTTTGGCTTTGTGGATGAAGATGTCTTTTTTCAGCTTAG TGCTGTTAAAGGCAAGACACCTCAGGTGGGTGACAGAGTTCTGGTAGAAGCTACTTACAATCCCAACATGCCGTTCAAATGGAACGCCCAAAGGATCCAGACGCTGCCCAACCAG AACCAGAGCCAGGCGCAGCCGCTGCTGAAGACGCCGCCGGCCGTCCTGCAGCCCATCGCGCAGCAGACCTTCGGCGTCCAGGCGCAGCCGCAGCCgcagtccctgctgcaggcGCAGATCTCAGCAGCGTCCATCACACCTCTGCTCCAGACGCAGCCGCAGCCGCTGCTGCAGCAGCCGCAGCAGAAAG GTGGTTTGTTGCAGCCCCCAGTCCGTCTGGTTTCACAGCCACAACCAGCTCGAAGACTGGACCCACCATCCAGATTTTCTGGGAGGAATGACCGAGGTGGAGACCCTATGCCAAACCGAAAAGATGACAGGAG TCGTGAAAGGGAGCGAGAGAGACGCAGGTCCCGGGAGAGATCTCCCCAGAGGAAACGCTCCCGAGAGAGGTCGCCCCGACGGGAGCGGGAGAGGTCCCCGCGGAGGCCCCGGCGCGTCGTTCCTCGTTACACCGTGCAGTTTTCCAAGTTTTCATTGGACTG CCGTAGCTGTGATATGATGGAGCTGAGGAGGCGTTACCAGAACTTGTATATCCCGAGCGATTTCTTTGATGCTCAGTTTACGTGGGTGGATGCTTTCCCTATGTCTAGACCATTTCAGCTGGGAAACTACTGTAATTTCTATGTAATGCATAGAGAAGTAGATCCTATAGATAAGAACGCTGCTGTCCTTGATCCACCTGATGCTGATCATCTCTACAGTGCTAAG GTGATGTTGATGGCTAGTCCTAGCATGGAAGATCTCTACCACAAGTCATGTGCTCTGGCTGAGGATCCCCAAGAACTTCGTGATGGATTTCAGCATCCTGCTAGACTTGTAAAG TTTTTAGTGGGTATGAAAGGCAAAGATGAAGCTATGGCTATTGGAGGACACTGGTCCCCCTCACTGGATGGACCTGATCCAGAAAAGGACCCTTCGGTGCTGATAAAGACGGCAATTCGTTGTTGCAAGGCTCTTACAGGGATTGACTTAAGTGTGTGCACGCAATG GTACCGTTTTGCAGAGATTCGCTACCATCGCCCTGAGGAGACCCACAAGGGGCGTACAGTTCCAGCTCATGTGGAgacagtggttttatttttcccgGATGTTTGGCATTGCCTTCCCACCCGCTCAGAGTGGGAAACCCTCTCCCGAGGATACAAGCAGCAGCTGGTCGAGAAGCTTCAGGGTGAACGCAAGGAGGCTGATGGAGAACAG gatgaagaggaaaaggatgATGGGGAAGCTAAAGAGATCTCTACGCCTACGCACTGGTCTAAACTGGATCCAAAAACAATGAAG GTAAATGACCTTCGCAAAGAATTAGAAAGTCGAACCCTTAGCTCTAAGGGACTGAAATCTCAGCTGATAGCTCGACTGACAAAGCAGCTGAAAGTAGAGGAacaaaaagaagagcaaaaggagCTAGAGAAGtctgagaaagaagaggaagaggaggaggatagGAAATCTGAAGATGATAAAGAG gaagaggaaagaaaacgccaggaggagctggaacgtcagcggcgggagcggcgctaCATCCTGCCGGATGAGCCGGCCATCATCGTGCACCCCAACTGGGCAGCCAAGAGCGGCAAGTTTGACTGCAGCATCATGTCTCTGAGTGTTCTTCTGGACTACAGACTGGAGGATAATAAAGAGCATTCCTTTGAG GTATCATTGTTTGCAGAGCTCTTCAATGAAATGCTTCAGAGAGATTTTGGTGTCAGAATTTACAAAGCACTGATTTCTCTCCCAGAGAGAGAGgacaaaaaggacaaaaaaagcaaaaaagatgagagaaaagaaaaaaaagaagaaaaagatgatgAAACGGATGATCCAAAACCTAAAAGAAGGAAATCTGGAGACgataaagataaaaaagaagagagagatgAAAAGAAG AGGGAAGATAAAAGGAAAGATGATTCTAAAGATGAAGAAGAAACGGAAGATGACAATAATCAAGAAGAATACGATCCAATGGAGGCAGAAGAGGctgaagatgaagatgaag aatgcaGACCACTCGCAACTCCCATTGAAGTCAGTAGGAGAT acCGGGACGAAGAGGAAATGAACAAACGGGAGGACagaagagagggaaataaaCATTGCAAAGAGAGGGCATCTAAAGATAAA GAGAAAGACAAGACCCAGATGGTAACTGTTAACAGGGATCTCCTGAtggcttttgtttattttgatcAAAGTCATTGTGGATACCTTCTGGAGAAGGACATGGAGGAGATCCTGTACACTCTTGGACTTCACCTGTCACGTGCTCAG GTCAAGAAGCTGCTTAATAAAGTAGTGCTTCGAGAATCTTGCTTTTACAGAAGACTAACAGATACTTCTAAAGATGAAGAAAACCAAGAGGAGTCTGAAGAGCTACAGGAAGATATGTTag GGAACCGGCTGCTGCTGCCGTCGCCCGCGGTGAAGCAGGAGTGCAAGGCCGTGGAGGAGAACGTGGGGCTCATCGTGTACAACGGAGCCATGGTGGATGTGGGCAGCCTCCTACAGAAGCTGGAGAAGAGTGAAAGGGTGCGGGCAGAGATAGAGCAAAAGCTGCAGCtactagaagaaaaaacag ATGAGGATGAAAAAACTATACTACAACTGGAGAATTCTAACAAAAGTCTATCTGCGGAGctaaaagaagtaaaaaacgACCTTGGCCAACTGCAGGAAAAATTGAAGACGTCAGATGataaaaaattgcaatttgAGGGTCAGCTGAATAAGACAATCAAAAATTTAGCTACTGTTATGGATGAAATACAGAGTGTTCTCAAACAG gaCATTGTGAAGAACGAAGATAAAGATCAGAAATCCAAAGAAAATGGAGCAAACGTATGA
- the CCAR1 gene encoding cell division cycle and apoptosis regulator protein 1 isoform X3 encodes MAQFGGQKNPPWATQFTATAVSQPAALGVQQPSLLGASPTIYTQQTALAAAGLTTQTPTNYQLTQSAALQQQAAAAAAALQQVKHTQRPALPELRKAKGSRRKGEWKMQYSQPQQTLYSVQQQLQQPQQTLLTQPAVALPTSLSLSTPQPAAQITVSYPAPRSSQQQTQPQKQRVFTGMVTKLHDTFGFVDEDVFFQLSAVKGKTPQVGDRVLVEATYNPNMPFKWNAQRIQTLPNQNQSQAQPLLKTPPAVLQPIAQQTFGVQAQPQPQSLLQAQISAASITPLLQTQPQPLLQQPQQKGGLLQPPVRLVSQPQPARRLDPPSRFSGRNDRGGDPMPNRKDDRSRERERERRRSRERSPQRKRSRERSPRRERERSPRRPRRVVPRYTVQFSKFSLDCRSCDMMELRRRYQNLYIPSDFFDAQFTWVDAFPMSRPFQLGNYCNFYVMHREVDPIDKNAAVLDPPDADHLYSAKVMLMASPSMEDLYHKSCALAEDPQELRDGFQHPARLVKFLVGMKGKDEAMAIGGHWSPSLDGPDPEKDPSVLIKTAIRCCKALTGIDLSVCTQWYRFAEIRYHRPEETHKGRTVPAHVETVVLFFPDVWHCLPTRSEWETLSRGYKQQLVEKLQGERKEADGEQDEEEKDDGEAKEISTPTHWSKLDPKTMKVNDLRKELESRTLSSKGLKSQLIARLTKQLKVEEQKEEQKELEKSEKEEEEEEDRKSEDDKEEEERKRQEELERQRRERRYILPDEPAIIVHPNWAAKSGKFDCSIMSLSVLLDYRLEDNKEHSFEVSLFAELFNEMLQRDFGVRIYKALISLPEREDKKDKKSKKDERKEKKEEKDDETDDPKPKRRKSGDDKDKKEERDEKKREDKRKDDSKDEEETEDDNNQEEYDPMEAEEAEDEDEDRDEEEMNKREDRREGNKHCKERASKDKEKDKTQMVTVNRDLLMAFVYFDQSHCGYLLEKDMEEILYTLGLHLSRAQVKKLLNKVVLRESCFYRRLTDTSKDEENQEESEELQEDMLGNRLLLPSPAVKQECKAVEENVGLIVYNGAMVDVGSLLQKLEKSERVRAEIEQKLQLLEEKTDEDEKTILQLENSNKSLSAELKEVKNDLGQLQEKLKTSDDKKLQFEGQLNKTIKNLATVMDEIQSVLKQDIVKNEDKDQKSKENGANV; translated from the exons ATGGCTCAGTTTGGAGGACAGAAAAATCCCCCTTGGGCTACTCAGTTTACAGCCACTGCGGTGTCTCAGCCAG CTGCCCTGGGCGTGCAGCAGCCCTCGCTGCTGGGAGCCTCCCCGACCATCTACACGCAGCAGACGGCGCTGGCAGCCGCGGGCCTGACCACCCAGACCCCCACCAACTACCAGCTGACGCAGAGCGCCGCGCTCCAGCAGCAGGCGGCAGCCGCGGCCGCGGCCCTGCAGCAGGTAAAGCACACACAGCGGCCGGCGCTCCCCGAACTCCGTAAAGCTAAAGGATccaggaggaaaggagaatgGAAAATG CAATATTCACAACCTCAGCAGACTCTCTATAGTGTACAACAACAG ttgCAGCAACCTCAGCAGACCCTTTTAACTCAG CCGGCAGTGGCGCTCCCGACCAGCCTCAGCCTGTCCACGCCCCAGCCGGCAGCACAGATCACTGTCTCCTACCCGGCCCCCCgctccagccagcagcaaacCCAGCCTCAGAAGCAGCGTGTCTTCACTGGCATGGTCACTAAGCTACATGATACGTTTGGCTTTGTGGATGAAGATGTCTTTTTTCAGCTTAG TGCTGTTAAAGGCAAGACACCTCAGGTGGGTGACAGAGTTCTGGTAGAAGCTACTTACAATCCCAACATGCCGTTCAAATGGAACGCCCAAAGGATCCAGACGCTGCCCAACCAG AACCAGAGCCAGGCGCAGCCGCTGCTGAAGACGCCGCCGGCCGTCCTGCAGCCCATCGCGCAGCAGACCTTCGGCGTCCAGGCGCAGCCGCAGCCgcagtccctgctgcaggcGCAGATCTCAGCAGCGTCCATCACACCTCTGCTCCAGACGCAGCCGCAGCCGCTGCTGCAGCAGCCGCAGCAGAAAG GTGGTTTGTTGCAGCCCCCAGTCCGTCTGGTTTCACAGCCACAACCAGCTCGAAGACTGGACCCACCATCCAGATTTTCTGGGAGGAATGACCGAGGTGGAGACCCTATGCCAAACCGAAAAGATGACAGGAG TCGTGAAAGGGAGCGAGAGAGACGCAGGTCCCGGGAGAGATCTCCCCAGAGGAAACGCTCCCGAGAGAGGTCGCCCCGACGGGAGCGGGAGAGGTCCCCGCGGAGGCCCCGGCGCGTCGTTCCTCGTTACACCGTGCAGTTTTCCAAGTTTTCATTGGACTG CCGTAGCTGTGATATGATGGAGCTGAGGAGGCGTTACCAGAACTTGTATATCCCGAGCGATTTCTTTGATGCTCAGTTTACGTGGGTGGATGCTTTCCCTATGTCTAGACCATTTCAGCTGGGAAACTACTGTAATTTCTATGTAATGCATAGAGAAGTAGATCCTATAGATAAGAACGCTGCTGTCCTTGATCCACCTGATGCTGATCATCTCTACAGTGCTAAG GTGATGTTGATGGCTAGTCCTAGCATGGAAGATCTCTACCACAAGTCATGTGCTCTGGCTGAGGATCCCCAAGAACTTCGTGATGGATTTCAGCATCCTGCTAGACTTGTAAAG TTTTTAGTGGGTATGAAAGGCAAAGATGAAGCTATGGCTATTGGAGGACACTGGTCCCCCTCACTGGATGGACCTGATCCAGAAAAGGACCCTTCGGTGCTGATAAAGACGGCAATTCGTTGTTGCAAGGCTCTTACAGGGATTGACTTAAGTGTGTGCACGCAATG GTACCGTTTTGCAGAGATTCGCTACCATCGCCCTGAGGAGACCCACAAGGGGCGTACAGTTCCAGCTCATGTGGAgacagtggttttatttttcccgGATGTTTGGCATTGCCTTCCCACCCGCTCAGAGTGGGAAACCCTCTCCCGAGGATACAAGCAGCAGCTGGTCGAGAAGCTTCAGGGTGAACGCAAGGAGGCTGATGGAGAACAG gatgaagaggaaaaggatgATGGGGAAGCTAAAGAGATCTCTACGCCTACGCACTGGTCTAAACTGGATCCAAAAACAATGAAG GTAAATGACCTTCGCAAAGAATTAGAAAGTCGAACCCTTAGCTCTAAGGGACTGAAATCTCAGCTGATAGCTCGACTGACAAAGCAGCTGAAAGTAGAGGAacaaaaagaagagcaaaaggagCTAGAGAAGtctgagaaagaagaggaagaggaggaggatagGAAATCTGAAGATGATAAAGAG gaagaggaaagaaaacgccaggaggagctggaacgtcagcggcgggagcggcgctaCATCCTGCCGGATGAGCCGGCCATCATCGTGCACCCCAACTGGGCAGCCAAGAGCGGCAAGTTTGACTGCAGCATCATGTCTCTGAGTGTTCTTCTGGACTACAGACTGGAGGATAATAAAGAGCATTCCTTTGAG GTATCATTGTTTGCAGAGCTCTTCAATGAAATGCTTCAGAGAGATTTTGGTGTCAGAATTTACAAAGCACTGATTTCTCTCCCAGAGAGAGAGgacaaaaaggacaaaaaaagcaaaaaagatgagagaaaagaaaaaaaagaagaaaaagatgatgAAACGGATGATCCAAAACCTAAAAGAAGGAAATCTGGAGACgataaagataaaaaagaagagagagatgAAAAGAAG AGGGAAGATAAAAGGAAAGATGATTCTAAAGATGAAGAAGAAACGGAAGATGACAATAATCAAGAAGAATACGATCCAATGGAGGCAGAAGAGGctgaagatgaagatgaag acCGGGACGAAGAGGAAATGAACAAACGGGAGGACagaagagagggaaataaaCATTGCAAAGAGAGGGCATCTAAAGATAAA GAGAAAGACAAGACCCAGATGGTAACTGTTAACAGGGATCTCCTGAtggcttttgtttattttgatcAAAGTCATTGTGGATACCTTCTGGAGAAGGACATGGAGGAGATCCTGTACACTCTTGGACTTCACCTGTCACGTGCTCAG GTCAAGAAGCTGCTTAATAAAGTAGTGCTTCGAGAATCTTGCTTTTACAGAAGACTAACAGATACTTCTAAAGATGAAGAAAACCAAGAGGAGTCTGAAGAGCTACAGGAAGATATGTTag GGAACCGGCTGCTGCTGCCGTCGCCCGCGGTGAAGCAGGAGTGCAAGGCCGTGGAGGAGAACGTGGGGCTCATCGTGTACAACGGAGCCATGGTGGATGTGGGCAGCCTCCTACAGAAGCTGGAGAAGAGTGAAAGGGTGCGGGCAGAGATAGAGCAAAAGCTGCAGCtactagaagaaaaaacag ATGAGGATGAAAAAACTATACTACAACTGGAGAATTCTAACAAAAGTCTATCTGCGGAGctaaaagaagtaaaaaacgACCTTGGCCAACTGCAGGAAAAATTGAAGACGTCAGATGataaaaaattgcaatttgAGGGTCAGCTGAATAAGACAATCAAAAATTTAGCTACTGTTATGGATGAAATACAGAGTGTTCTCAAACAG gaCATTGTGAAGAACGAAGATAAAGATCAGAAATCCAAAGAAAATGGAGCAAACGTATGA